A window of the Pongo abelii isolate AG06213 chromosome 10, NHGRI_mPonAbe1-v2.0_pri, whole genome shotgun sequence genome harbors these coding sequences:
- the KCNA5 gene encoding potassium voltage-gated channel subfamily A member 5, whose product MEIALVPLENGGAMTVRGGDEARAGCGQATGGELQCPPTAGLSDGPKEQAPKGRGAQRDADQGVRPLPLLPEELPRPRRPPAEDEEEEGDPGLGTVEDQPLGTASLQHQRVHINISGLRFETQLGTLAQFPNTLLGDPAKRLRYFDPLRNEYFFDRNRPSFDGILYYYQSGGRLRRPVNVSLDVFADEIRFYQLGDEAMERFREDEGFIKEEQKPLPRNEFQRQVWLIFEYPESSGSARAIAIVSVLVILISIITFCLETLPEFRDERELLRHPPEPHQPPAPAPGANGSGVMAPPSGPTVAPLLPRTLADPFFIVETTCVIWFTFELLVRFFACPSKAGFSRNIMNIIDVVAIFPYFITLGTELAEQQPGGGGGGQNGQQAMSLAILRVIRLVRVFRIFKLSRHSKGLQILGKTLQASMRELGLLIFFLFIGVILFSSAVYFAEADNQGTHFSSIPDAFWWAVVTMTTVGYGDMRPITVGGKIVGSLCAIAGVLTIALPVPVIVSNFNYFYHRETDHEEPAVLKEEQGTQSQGPGLDKGVQRKVSGSRGSFFKAGGTLENADSARRGSCSLEKCNVKAKSNVDLRRSLYALCLDTSRETDL is encoded by the coding sequence ATGGAGATCGCCCTGGTGCCCCTGGAGAACGGCGGTGCCATGACCGTCAGAGGAGGCGATGAGGCCCGGGCAGGCTGCGGCCAGGCCACAGGGGGAGAGCTTCAGTGTCCCCCGACGGCTGGGCTCAGCGATGGACCCAAGGAGCAGGCGCCAAAGGGGCGCGGCGCGCAGAGAGACGCGGACCAGGGAGTGCGGCCCTTGCCTCTGCTGCCCGAGGAGCTGCCACGGCCTCGACGGCCGCCTGCCGAGGACGAGGAGGAAGAAGGCGATCCCGGCCTGGGCACGGTGGAGGACCAGCCTCTGGGCACGGCGTCCCTGCAGCACCAGCGCGTCCACATCAACATCTCCGGGCTGCGCTTTGAGACGCAGCTGGGCACCCTGGCGCAGTTCCCCAACACACTCCTGGGGGACCCCGCCAAGCGCCTGCGCTACTTCGACCCCCTGAGGAACGAGTACTTCTTCGACCGCAACCGGCCCAGCTTCGACGGTATCCTCTACTACTATCAGTCCGGGGGCCGCCTGCGGAGGCCGGTCAACGTCTCCCTGGACGTGTTCGCGGACGAGATACGCTTCTACCAGCTGGGAGACGAGGCCATGGAGCGCTTCCGCGAGGATGAGGGCTTCATTAAAGAAGAGCAGAAGCCCCTGCCCCGCAACGAGTTCCAGCGCCAGGTGTGGCTTATCTTCGAGTATCCGGAGAGCTCTGGGTCCGCGCGGGCCATCGCCATCGTCTCGGTCTTGGTTATCCTCATCTCCATCATCACCTTCTGCTTGGAGACCCTGCCCGAGTTCAGGGATGAACGTGAGCTGCTCCGCCACCCTCCGGAGCCCCACCAGCCTCCCGCGCCCGCCCCTGGGGCCAACGGCAGCGGGGTCATGGCACCGCCCTCTGGCCCTACGGTGGCACCGCTCCTGCCCAGGACCCTGGCCGACCCCTTCTTCATCGTGGAGACCACGTGCGTCATCTGGTTCACCTTCGAGCTGCTCGTGCGCTTCTTCGCCTGCCCCAGCAAGGCAGGGTTCTCCCGGAACATCATGAACATCATCGATGTGGTGGCTATCTTCCCCTACTTCATCACCCTGGGCACCGAACTGGCAGAGCAGCAGCCAGGGGGCGGAGGAGGCGGCCAGAATGGGCAGCAGGCCATGTCCCTGGCCATCCTCCGAGTCATCCGCCTGGTCCGGGTGTTCCGCATCTTCAAGCTCTCCCGCCACTCCAAGGGGCTGCAGATCCTGGGCAAGACCTTGCAGGCTTCCATGAGGGAGCTGGGGCTGctcatcttcttcctcttcatcgGGGTCATCCTCTTCTCCAGTGCCGTCTACTTCGCAGAGGCTGACAACCAGGGGACCCATTTCTCTAGCATCCCTGACGCCTTCTGGTGGGCAGTGGTCACCATGACCACTGTGGGCTACGGGGACATGAGGCCCATCACTGTTGGGGGCAAGATCGTGGGCTCGCTGTGTGCCATCGCCGGGGTCCTCACCATTGCCCTGCCTGTGCCCGTCATCGTCTCCAACTTCAACTACTTCTACCACCGGGAGACGGACCACGAGGAGCCGGCAGTCCTTAAGGAAGAGCAGGGCACTCAGAGCCAGGGGCCGGGGCTGGACAAAGGAGTCCAGCGGAAGGTCAGCGGGAGCAGGGGATCCTTCTTCAAGGCTGGGGGGACCCTGGAGAATGCAGACAGTGCCCGAAGGGGCAGCTGCTCCCTAGAGAAGTGTAACGTCAAAGCCAAGAGCAACGTGGACTTGCGGAGGTCCCTTTACGCCCTCTGCCTGGACACCAGCCGGGAAACAGATTTGTGA